GATCTGCTGGCTTATAACAATTGCGATTAATAAATTTGCAACTCCATAATGGATTGTTGCATAGTTTTTCTTTAATGACTAAGATAGTAGAGTGATTTTCCCAAGCTGCTAAATGATGATCCTTGTGAACTGCTTCTGCTATAACTTGCGCATCCAATTCAAAGTTGATGTGTTGAAGCTTTAactcttcatcccattccatagCTTGCAATAGACCTTCACTTTCAGCTTGTTCTGCACTCTCTAGTCTGTTTGCATAGGAGCACTTTGCTTTCTCAAAGATTCCTGCAAAATTTCTCAAGATTAGACCAATTCCTGAGTGATGTAAATCATTAATTTTTTTGTAAGGAGTATCACAACATATCAAATAATAAGGATTAGGAGGAGGTATCCATTGTCGCAATGGATGAGTGTTGTTTGCTGCTGTTGTTGGACTGACATGTTTAATCTTCCTTTTCATCTCCTTCCATGTGCTGTCATTAAGATGTTGAATGCTTCTTATTACTGATATTGGATTTGGCTTGACATTCTCAAAAACGCACTTACATCGTGCTTTCCAGATTTCCCAGAGGGTATTAGACATCTTCACTGTCCAGTTTTCAACTAGTTGATTCACAGGGTCTTCAAACCAACTTTCAATCCAATCTGCAATTGAATTGTTGTTGGTCTGAGCACTTCTACTTTCTCCAGGGGTTGCTAAAAGAATTGCTTTTGAGAAATGACAGTCTTTGAGGATATGCGAAGTTGTTTCGATGCCTTGTTGACATACTGCACAATGCTCTCCA
This portion of the Papaver somniferum cultivar HN1 chromosome 11, ASM357369v1, whole genome shotgun sequence genome encodes:
- the LOC113324441 gene encoding uncharacterized protein LOC113324441, translated to MSTTTTAMGNCFKERYFPLTTALHANKKKNSTWVWHNIQDIVPSSERVAREMSYIGEHCAVCQQGIETTSHILKDCHFSKAILLATPGESRSAQTNNNSIADWIESWFEDPVNQLVENWTVKMSNTLWEIWKARCKCVFENVKPNPISVIRSIQHLNDSTWKEMKRKIKHVSPTTAANNTHPLRQWIPPPNPYYLICCDTPYKKINDLHHSGIGLILRNFAGIFEKAKCSYANRLESAEQAESEGLLQAMEWDEELKLQHINFELDAQVIAEAVHKDHHLAAWENHSTILVIKEKLCNNPLWSCKFINRNCYKPADLLARHAKFSKLVGLGLTIHRTSLLMQS